In the genome of Williamwhitmania sp., the window AAGGTGATGGCGCTGTGGTAGAGCGAACGTTCAAACACCGTTAGTGTATCGGGATGGATGCCAGATGGGTTAATGTTTCCTTCGCCAACCGTTATGAAGAACATAAACACTCCACTGAAAAGGAGGTAAACGCTCATC includes:
- a CDS encoding ion channel — protein: MSVYLLFSGVFMFFITVGEGNINPSGIHPDTLTVFERSLYHSAITFFTIGYGDFYPSGPLRIVCGVEGFVGVFLMAYFTVAFVRKILR